From the genome of Macaca thibetana thibetana isolate TM-01 chromosome 8, ASM2454274v1, whole genome shotgun sequence:
TTTATGAGCAGAGGCTGTATAgacaaaaatgcatttaacataCTGGGTACAGAGGAAACATCTAACTtctgcaccaccaccaccaccaccaccactactactaTCTCTGCAACCTGCGCCACAGTGGGAAATCACACCTTCTATATTTGAGGGCAATACAAAGGTCAAAATACAAGTCTCGACAGTCATTCTTTAACAGAATCAATGCCCAAATCAATCCAAACTTGGAACCTAAAAGTCTCATTATCAAGCGACACTAGTAAGTTCTGATCATCTCTATGGGGATTGTTTATGCTTATACGATTCAACCTAATTAATTCTTTTTATCACAAAAAAGCAGAAAGCCACAATGAAATCAGCGCTCAGAGAATACAAGTGCATTTTTTCCTTGGCCTTCAGGCATTTGGAGGTAGAAATTTTGATGACAAACTCTTTAAAGAAACTTTACCCTCTTTGATGGGCCCTGGCATGGTTAACAATGCCATACAAGTGGAAAAAGATTTCCAGGGAGAATATGGCCTTCAAAGTTCATGCCAGTAGCCAGAAACTTGGAATCTCTTCTGGGTTTCACCACTGACCCCATTCATCTCTCCTCCTTATaacaagtaaataagtaaattaggGCTACTTCTAATTGTGCCTCCCTGCAAAAACTTTAGTTCCACCTTCTCTGaaactcctttcttttttgttaccTTTCAAGCAAAGAGTAACACAGAAGAGAGGTGATTGCTTCTTCCACAAAGCACAGCATAATAAAATGtttgatcaaaatattttaataaagattcTTTCTGACATAGATACACATACAAATGGTCGTACATGGCTGTCATAGTCTGATTGacctatttaatatatatatatatcattcttTACACATCCAAAACCCGCCAACAGATCCATCACAGCTCCCAACTCACCATCCAACCTGACAAACTGAATTTGTATTATCTGCAAGGAGTGGAAAATAGCAggactccatttttaaaaaagattttcttgaTTTTCATAGGACGGAAAGGCAGTCAAACAGCCATGCAAAACTAAAACTGAAAGCTCACTTTGGGTAAATAGCTTCATGTTCTtccttagttttatttctttttaaattttatttttttagaaaaataacaaaggatTTCACACCATAGGCAAATCAAACCAGTCTTTTAACTTAAATAATTCTCCACAGTTAAAATAacttatatatgtacatatatattaaaagcaattaaattagaccttttaaaaatgcacagcacagcctggaaaaatatttgcttagCATGTTCTTACGTATAGGATCTATTGCTGTGatgtttttcccttttggaatgtAAAGGAGTCCCCTTTCAAAAAAGAGATCAATTCATTCATCAATTAAGAATACACCTTTCCTGTAATTTTTGGACTGAAGCAATTTATTAAAGCTCAATTTAAATACAGGGATGATGCAACTGAAAATATCCAGGTGACCTTGCATAAACCTAAGCAGCTCAAATACATCAATATTTCTCTTCATACTTGTTGGCAAATAAACCTTTAAACACTTGGCACACAGTATAAGTAATCTATAAAACAATCTTAGAGGCATTAAAAAAATCTGCACATAAGACCCATGACCTTAACACATGATAAATACTGTTGATGTGGAAGGGTCATTGAAGAATAACAAATAAATACCATGAATTGTTAATACATCATTGCAGAGTAGAAAGTAACAAGgtgcacataaatatttttaaatgcaattctTTCAGCCacagtcagtttttttttttttatatcactCTCGCCAAAACTTTGAGCATTTTCACAGGATTAAAGTTCagagacaataaaaaatacaagtcttccatagcaacatgtctctctctcgctctcgcgcgctctctctctctttctgggttttatttccccCTCACTTAAGTCAACATTTCAAGTTTTTCTCCTGGCTCagaatcaaaatttattttcaagtgcCCTTTCTGATTTGTCTGAATGAATATTCCATCTCTCATGCTACCCAACCCCTAACTCCTCCTCTCCCCCTCAGCACTAGCCAAATTCACAATTATTAGTAGGATTAGTATTTTGCCATTCAAACACTCTCCAGGCTTAATAACCAAGCACTACTTCTCAACTTATTTTTCACCTTTAAGGAAGATTCCACTTCCTCGCGATCTAGGCTGCCACCAAAGTTGCcacttttctgagaaaaaaaaaagacatccataCTCCATCCCAactccacctccctcctccctccctccccaccccaaagaCCGAGATTCTGGGGATGTCAAGGCTAAAAGTCCCGTTTGTCTCTGATACTTCTCCTCAGTTCTTGCCTCTGCTTTGTTTGCTCTGCAAGTGTTTCACAACTACGAGAGGACCAAAATaaagggggtggggagcagcTTTTCGCTTTCCTCTAGATTTTGGGTCGGTCTTGTGTTTTTCGGGGGTGTGTTTAAGGCTTCTCCGTGCACTGtttgcagaggctggaggagacGCTGTTGAACAGGGCGCACTTCTCCGGGCAGGAGGCAGCCGGGGGCAGCCCGGCGCTGAACGGGTAGCCGGCCGCCTGCTCGTAGGCGCCAAGCGCCGGGTGCAGGGCAGCAGCTGCTGCCGCTGCAGCAGCCGAGCTGGGCAGGGAGGCAGCCGAGATGGCTTGGCCCTGGTTGAGGTAGGCGACTAGGCGCCGCATCTCCTCCAGGGCCTGCGCCTGCATGAGGATGTAGTTCTTGGCGAGCAGCAGTGTGGCGATCTTGGAGAGCTTTCGCACTGAGGGGCTGTGCGCGTAGGGGATCACCGCGCGCAGCTCGTCCAGCGCGTCGTTCAGGTCGTGCATCCGCCGGCGCTCTCGGGCGTTGATGTTAAGCCGCAGCGCCTTTTGCTCTTTGGatttcttgctgctgctgctgctgctgctgctgctgccgccgccgccactGCCGGCGCCACCACCGCCACCGCTACCGCTGCTGCtacccccgccgccgccgccgctgcccaGGCCCCCCGGGGGGACGCTGGCGCCGCCGTGGAGGTGGGCATTGGAGCAGCCCTCGGCTGCCTTCGCGCCACCACCTCCCGCTCCTGGGGAGGCCCGCGGGTCGGCTACTCCGGCCCGCAGCACCAGCTCGCAGCGACCGTCGCTGTCGTCGTCGGGGCTCTGCTCGCCGCCGCTGCTCTCGGCCACCGAGCCCCGGCTCGCGCTTTCGCCGTATTTGAGGCAAAGGGCGGCCCCGGCCGGCAGGCTGCTCAGGCTAGGGTCGCTCCCAACGCCGGCTGTACCTACTAGCAGCCCGGGGACACCcaccccgccgccgccgccacttcccgcgccgccgccgccgccgccgccgcctcctccagGCGGCGGCAACAGCAGCCCTGCCCCCTCGGGGTCAGCCGGCTCGAAGCAGCCCAGGGGCGACGAGGAGGAGGACGCCGGGCGTTCCCGAGGCGGCGGCGCCAGGGACAGGTCCATGCCTGGGGGCGTGGAGCGGAAAGCCGCTTCCAAGCGCTTGGCTGTGGAGGCGCTCAGGCTCTTGTGCAGGAAGAGGTCGTCCTCGCCGGCGGCCGCTGCACCGAGGTGCATCCCGCGCTCCATGGTCCCGCGCCGGCGCGCAGCCCGGGCCGCCGCgcccgctgccgccgccgccgccgcctcggcTCCGGAGTCAGGCGGCCCCACAGACGCGCACGAGCCGGGCTCCGGAGCTGGTGCGCGCGTCGGTCCTGGTGCTGCCGGCAGccctctccccttctttctttttctttttcgccTTCCCCCGCGCTCTCcgcctcctcttcttcttcttcttcgtctCCAGCCGATGGTGCTGGCTGCTGGGGCTCACCATGGGCCGCGGCCCCGCATGGTGGGAGGGTGGGCGCGGAGGGAGTGGagccgccgccgcagccgccgccgctcTGAGCCCAGCCCCGCGCCTCCTCTCCGCACCGTTTATCTTGCTTGGATTCACCTTCAAGAGATTTCCGGACCCATCAACCAGCCGCCGCCACAGACGGGGGAGTCTTTTACATCATTATCTCTGAGTAGGTTATTATGAAGAAGACTCGCCTGTTGGGACAGCGCTTTCTACCCAATCAGGTTAACGTTTTAATTAATAGGATTAAAACGGTAACAAACAATCGCAGGCGCTATCTGGCCGCGAGTCTGAATAGTTTCATTTCCCAGGTCTGAAGACAGGCAGCAGCTAGAGCTTTATAAAAGGCGCCTGCTCCATTATTCTGCCTGCCATCTGTATACACAGCTTAGCGCATATGTTTGCAAGGCGCTGGGTCCTGTTAGTAACCCAACAACTGCCTTTAGCTTGACATGTGTGGCGACTTTCACTCATCAATGAGCACACTAAAAGCCCTACTTAGAGCCGAGGATGTTCTTTGCTCCTTCAGCAAATTGTAGATCGGCGGCGAAGCCTGCGAGTCCTGTGGAAAGCAGACGCCCCCACCCACCGCACCCCACCCCCCACTGCCCTTCCCTCGCCACTGCTGTCTCAGCTTGTGCTAAATTACCCTTCCGGGCGAGAATTATACTCCACCCCTGTTGGTAGGATGACTGGGTCTGGATTTGAGGATGGGACTTTCCGAGAGGAGGTGGTGTCCCAGTTGGCTTGCCCAAAATTCACTCTAGATTTTCAGCTAGTCAGAGAGCAAAGCAGTCGTCCCCCCGAACACTCAGCCTCATTTCCACACCTCCCACTGCCCATTTCCTAcccaaatgggaaaaagaaaggaaaaaaagcaaaatgaagagcAAGTGATCATGCAgcccattttgttgttgttgtttgtttaaggTGGGGTGGGAGTGATTTTGCAGTGGTCTCCAAATAACTGTTAACAGTGATGATAATTGTGAAGTACACAATTtcctaaactggaaaaaaaaaaagaaaagaaacaaacaaacaaacaaaccggTTTCTCAAACTTTCCTTAAGATGAAAATCTGGTTGCTTCAAAAGAGTCAACTTCACCAGGAGTCAATTCCGCTCCCACACCAAGTGAGGcatttatgcatatttatttaccCGGAAGCCATTTAAGGACATCTGGATCAGCCTCGGTTGTTCTTGGAGGGTTCGGGAAGGGAGAATGTGGAAACAAGCGCTCCTCTCCGGATGGGCAATGGTACACGCGGTCCTCTCACTCCTGAGTTCGGTCTCTGGGTACACATGGTATTTAGCAGCTGGTTTCCATCCTTATGACATAAGTAAAAACAATATTTCCCAAAACCTTCCAATAACTCTTTCTTATATGGCAGAATTACTGAAGACTATGCAATTTTTggtttctctgttttcattaaaaaCCTTTTAATTGTGGCTTTCAGAGTTGGCCCCAGGTGTTGGACTCTTTTCATTACATTTTGCTCTAATGTGATGAAATTCTAATTCTCTCCTTACCATATGGTTAAATTTCCCCACTGAGAATTAgttgaaaaaggagaaataatctATTAATCTCTGTAATAGAATCACAAATGAGGTTCGCCACAGAACCTGTTTTTGAATGGTAATATCAGAACAGTTGGGCACCTTATTTCATAAAGGAAGGGTGAGGGCGACAAAAAATGTCTGTATTTTCACCTGGAAAGGATGAAAAGGGGCCCAGCAGTATCTTTCCATAGTAATTCTCTGAGATCCAATCTTCAGGGGACAGAAATATTACGTAGACGTCGGTTACCTACGCTCCTTTGGATGTCCTGGAACCTAAAGATTGAGAAAGATCAGGCGGGGCTGCGGGGGGCTCTTGTGCCTGAGACCAAGACCGGGGTTTCTGCAGGCTTGAGCTGTCCCACGTGTCTCGTCTGGGACCCCGAGGTTGTTTACGTGCAGGGCTGCCCCTCGCTCACCTCAACCCTCCCACCGTCCCTCCCCTGGCGTTCGCAGCTGTTAACCTCTCCCTTTAGAAAGCTAAAGACACGCTAGTGTTACTGTTTTTCAATTAGCAGCTTTGTTTTCACGGGGATCATAAACAAAGGTTCTCTCTAAACCTAAATGAGTCGTGTATGCATGACACTAACTTATCAAAGTCCTTGGGTCACTTTCGGGAGAGCGGAGGCTGGCCCGGTCTTGGCTCTGGGCAGGGTGGGAACACATCTCACAATGTCTGACTTAGTTCTCCAGCCAGCTTGCCCTTTTTGTGGTCTACCACCTTCCGCGGGGCGCCAGGATTCCTGCCGGCCCGAAGTGGACATTTGAAGGGCGAAGGATCGATCATGTCTGGGACTGGTGGGGGGCGCCATGCGGTACTGTGAGCGGCAGAACCGGGATGGCAGAGCAGGGGCGACACTGAGGGCGGCAAAAGCCCTGCCAGCTCAGCTAGACCCAGGATCTTCGCAGGACCTTTGTCTTTCGCCCTTAGACAACAAACACTTGAGCGCACCTCGTGGCCCTTCCCCGACCCCACCTCCACGACCTCCTActacctccctcctctccctggcCATCCAAACTCCTGGAACAAACTTATGCACAACTTCATTTTACTCGGTAGGAGCCAAAAGCCTCTTCCTTTTGTAATTCAAGAAAATCCCCCTAGTCTTCCCGGAGGAGGTGGCTGCTTAATAGTCGCTGAAAACTTTGCTTGGGGAAACGGCCGAAGAATTTATGGAAGCTCTAAATACGGGCCTTACAACAACCGTTGGGGAATGGTCTTTGAGGTTTATGCACTCGTAAACTTTTGCTGATTGCTTCTGGGAAGTTGTCAGGCACTTAACACTGCATTTATCTTACAGCGCAATGAAAACACATCTGCCCGGTGTCTCGTTACTTGGTTTAATCGTCGCCAGCCCTAAGTCACGGCCTGGGCTCCTTCTCCTCAACTGTGTGGGATCCCGCCGCCTGGTTTCGGCCGGGCAGAGGGGTGACGTCAGCCGCTCACACAGTGCCCCCTGGCCGCTGGAGCTCGGGAAATCTGTGCACTCGAACTTGGCTCCGCCAAGAAGGTGGGCAAGGATCCGGGCTCCTGATGGAACTGGCAAGTTGGAAAAGTGGCAAAGGAAAAGCCAACGTGAGCGCTTTCGGCTTGCACAGACAGAAAGGGTGGGAAATCAGGTCACGGCGAAATCTTCTGACTCACAGATGACCGCTTAGAATGAAACTACGGAAGAGAAGTCCTCTGACTCTGCAGTTTCACAGAGGGTCACTGAGTTACCAAAGCAGTTGGGAAACAGGGGCAGAGGACTGCCCCCAGTCTGCCGGCAGCAGGGGTACGGGGGACAGCTCGGGACACTCCGGGGACCGAGCGGGCAGTGGGTGCCTTCCCCGAGGAACACCCAGCCCAGCGCTCCAGGTTCTGGGCTGGTTGGCTCATCGAGACTGGTTGGCCAAAGCATCAGGAAAGGGAACGTTTTCGGCCGGGTGTtggataccaaattataaacGCCAGGGCAGCTTGTGTAAAGATGAATATCGTTTTGTTACTGCGGGAGGGAATACACCTACTGCtttgaaaggattttaaaatattcagcaagCAACACCGCATTGAAACTAGTGCATTGAGCTGCAGACCAAACTAATTTCTAGGTACTATTTAAATTCCTTAATGGTCATCTTGATATTTGCTTGAAATTTGAGATAGGaacccaaataaaatcagaacgGAACATAATCTGCTGTAAAGAGCAAAGCCAGGAGttcttctttgttatttttatagtcATGATAAATAGTTTATTACTTCACTAGTTTGAAAAGTTACAAGTCTGAATTTCAGTAGCTATGTGTGTTTTCTGAGAAGGAAAATTATCTCTCTGTGTGTTTCCATTTATCTCTTTCAGAacattctaaaaagtaaaaacaaagtttGGCAAAAATGACAACTTTTGCTTGAGAACAGCTCTGGAAAAGCGAATCCACTGAGAGCCGTGGGAATTCTCCGCCAGCTGTGCTTCCCTAGCCGAGGAGGAATCCAACCCGGAATATCATTTCTGGTCCCCACCGCGGAGGCCCCAGCTGGACCCTCTCCCGAAAACTGCTCGGGGAGGGGCGTGCGGTCTCAGCGCCCTCCACTGCAGGGTCCAAGCCTCAGTAGCCGGGCGCGACCTCAGCGCTCCAAGCCCAGCATTCTTGGCAGCCCTCCAGGCCGGAGTCAGAGGCACATTGACCTTGAAGTTACACTTGATGCGTCCACCTGGGGCTGCCTGGTGGCGCCTGGGTCAGCTTGAAACCCGCGGGACTGAGGGGGCTAGGTGTGAGGTTCACCCTCCTGCGCCCCCGCGGGATTTGGGAGCACGGGATCTACCCGGAGGCAGAGAGACTCCAGCCCATCA
Proteins encoded in this window:
- the BHLHE22 gene encoding class E basic helix-loop-helix protein 22, which gives rise to MERGMHLGAAAAGEDDLFLHKSLSASTAKRLEAAFRSTPPGMDLSLAPPPRERPASSSSSPLGCFEPADPEGAGLLLPPPGGGGGGGGGGAGSGGGGGVGVPGLLVGTAGVGSDPSLSSLPAGAALCLKYGESASRGSVAESSGGEQSPDDDSDGRCELVLRAGVADPRASPGAGGGGAKAAEGCSNAHLHGGASVPPGGLGSGGGGGGSSSGSGGGGGAGSGGGGSSSSSSSSSKKSKEQKALRLNINARERRRMHDLNDALDELRAVIPYAHSPSVRKLSKIATLLLAKNYILMQAQALEEMRRLVAYLNQGQAISAASLPSSAAAAAAAAALHPALGAYEQAAGYPFSAGLPPAASCPEKCALFNSVSSSLCKQCTEKP